A single region of the Xenopus laevis strain J_2021 chromosome 4L, Xenopus_laevis_v10.1, whole genome shotgun sequence genome encodes:
- the tradd.L gene encoding tumor necrosis factor receptor type 1-associated DEATH domain protein has translation MAAGPSMWVGSVYLYIKSDTVPLPGKYTHQKALIYEALRSAISESTRGCRDSIEILKIHSSDQQLILYLKFCGLEPCQRFLKDYKECKVQMQIQNKLKNCFSVEGLPIFTELKIDTGEIDSLLEKEEQCLKYISQMKPTIQKDDELAEIDERLKSIKLDSPSALDSELSLQNSCQCSLPLSLHSNRSYHIEGSTFHFQGEEFVDRPLTSAHIQHFAKSVGKNWKPVGRSLGKTCRALNDTAIENLAYEFDRDGRYEQAYQLLRLFKDSEGKKATVQRLVQALEENGLNSIALDLLSLNENGLK, from the exons ATGGCAGCTGGACCTAGTATGTGGGTTGGAAGCGTGTACCTCTATATTAAGTCAGACACGGTTCCCCTTCCTGGTAAATATACACACCAGAAGGCACTGATCTATGAAGCACTAAGGAGTGCAATATCGG AATCTACCAGAGGCTGCAGAGATTCCATCGAAATCCTTAAAATTCATTCTAGTGATCAGCAGCTTATCCTGTACCTAAAATTCTGCGGCCTGGAACCATGTCAGAGATTTTTGAAGGATTATAAGGAATGCAAAGTGCAGATGCAGATCCAGAACAAATTGAAGAATTGTTTTTCTGTGGAGGGGCTACCTATCTTTACAGAGCTCAAAATTGACACAGGAGAAATTGACAGTTTACTGGAGAAGGAAGAGCAGTGCCTGAAATATATTAGTCAAATGAAG CCCACTATCCAGAAGGATGACGAATTGGCTGAGATTGATGAACGTTTAAAGAGCATTAAATTGGATTCACCTTCTGCCCTAGATAGTGAATTATCTTTACAGAACTCGTGTCAATGCTCCCTTCCACTTTCACTCCATTCCAATAGGAGTTATCATATTGAAGGCAGCACTTTTCATTTTCAAGGAGAGGAATTTG TTGACAGACCTTTGACCTCTGCTCATATCCAACACTTTGCCAAATCAGTGGGCAAGAACTGGAAGCCTGTGGGAAGGTCATTAGGAAAAACCTGTCGTGCTTTGAATGACACAGCCATTGAAAACCTGGCATATGAATTTGACAGGGACGGTCGCTACGAGCAAGCATATCAGTTGCTACGCCTTTTTAAAGACAGCGAGGGAAAGAAAGCAACTGTGCAGAGACTTGTGCAAGCTCTGGAGGAAAATGGTTTGAACAGCATAGCACTTGACCTGTTATCTCTGAATGAAAATGGACTTAAATAG
- the pdcd2l.L gene encoding programmed cell death protein 2-like, translating to MAQASPAQRVLLGFKDAVIESETSSWDASKIGGLPDALPAVTKLLPSCGLCSAVLCHVVQVYCPMEGSPFHRVINVFACSRKPCWGKHESWVALRSQSLEGNSLQIKETTIPQKDNAAPTDWCEDADNWGLEDEEPIVQISPSTANFQTTNSTAAPTDFSFQLEQLTLSDRLDDSPAAETVFPSYYIAVAEEEECMWEGDLNHAQRLLKEYEQREGHLSDEPESCTGKGETEKYEKGGLRNSDHIFYKFLKKISSCRQQILRYSWNGSPLYISPPGIASNPPPCKQCGGRRVFEFQLMPALVSLLQDAGTDVLLEFGTVLVFTCERNCWKADDRTPVQEFCVVQEDPDQKYFK from the exons ATGGCGCAGGCTTCTCCTGCACAGCGTGTTCTTCTGGGATTTAAGGATGCGGTCATAGAAAGTGAAACCTCTTCATGGGACGCAAGCAAAATAGGTGGTCTGCCA GATGCCCTCCCTGCTGTGACAAAACTATTACCATCATGTGGTCTGTGTTCTGCAGTCCTTTGCCATGTTGTCCAGGTATACTGCCCCATGGAAGGATCACCATTCCACCGTGTTATTAATGTGTTTGCTTGTTCCAGAAAGCCATGTTGGGGAAAACATGAGAG ttgGGTGGCATTGAGATCCCAGAGTCTTGAAGGTAACTCCTTACAAATTAAAGAAACCACCATTCCACAG AAGGATAATGCCGCTCCTACTGATTGGTGTGAAGATGCAGATAATTGGGGGTTAGAAGATGAGGAGCCTATAGTTCAAATTTCACCATCAACGGCTAATTTCCAGACTACAAACAGCACTGCAGCACCTACAGACTTCTCGTTCCAGCTTGAACAACTTACCTTGTCTGATAGACTGGATGATTCTCCGGCAGCTGAAACTGTGTTTCCCTCTTATTATATTGCTGTAGCTGAAGAGGAGGAGTGCATGTGGGAAGGTGATCTGAATCATGCTCAAAGACTTCTGAAAGAGTATGAGCAAAGAGAGGGGCACCTATCAGATGAACCAGAAAG CTGTACTGGGAAAGGAGAAACTGAAAAGTATGAGAAGGGTGGCTTGAGGAACAGTGATCATATATTCTACAAGTTTCTGAAGAAGATCTCCTCATGCAGACAGCAGATTCTCAG ATATTCTTGGAATGGTTCCCCTCTTTACATAAGCCCCCCAGGCATTGCCTCAAATCCCCCACCATGTAAACAGTGTGGGGGCCGCAGAGTGTTTGAGTTCCAACTGATGCCAGCTCTTGTTAGTCTGCTTCAAGATGCTGGAACGG ATGTATTGTTGGAGTTTGGAACAGTCCTTGTTTTCACTTGTGAGAGGAACTGCTGGAAGGCTGATGATAGGACACCAGTCCAAGAATTCTGTGTTGTGCAGGAAGATCCAGACCAAAAGTATTTTAAGTAG